One stretch of Gopherus flavomarginatus isolate rGopFla2 chromosome 2, rGopFla2.mat.asm, whole genome shotgun sequence DNA includes these proteins:
- the LOC127044958 gene encoding kazal-type serine protease inhibitor domain-containing protein 1-like has product MLLLLVMGLVWSFHGASCLPHPTRLTWAEESAEGQCQCVPQLCPRATTCSAGLVCDHCGCCLECGNAEGQLCDLDGSGTFYGRCGENLECQLDIQELGCGGIPEPQCVCRSQVAVCGSDHITYQNICKFQEAMREREGRNLSITSNRPCLAVPQIKHHPQDHVNVSGHDVIFMCEVFAYPMALVEWRKDEEEFALPGDDPHISVQVSDTVTAPPRQRVSQLSSTQVRILEAAPCR; this is encoded by the exons ATGTTGCTACTGCTGGTGATGGGTCTGGTTTGGTCCTTCcatggagcctcctgcttgccacATCCCACCAGACTCACATGGGCAGAAGAGAGTGCAGAAGGACAGTGTCAGTGTGTGCCACAGCTGTGCCCTAGAGCCACAACCTGCTCAGCAGGCTTGGTGTGTGACCACTGTGGCTGCTGCTTGGAGTGCGGGAATGCTGAGGGGCAGCTCTGCGACCTGGATGGCAGTGGCACCTTCTATGGGCGGTGCGGAGAGAATCTAGAGTGCCAGCTGGACATCCAGGAGCTAGGCTGTGGGGGGATCCCCGAGCCACAATGTGTGTGCAGGTCCCAGGTGGCTGTGTGTGGCTCCGATCACATCACCTACCAGAACATCTGCAAGTTCCAGGAGGCCATGCGTGAGAGAGAGGGGCGGAACCTCAGCATCACCAGCAATAGGCCCTGCCTAGCAG TTCCCCAGATCAAGCACCATCCCCAGGACCACGTGAATGTGTCGGGCCATGATGTGATCTTCATGTGTGAGGTCTTTGCCTACCCCATGGCCCTCGTGGAATGGAGGAAGGATGAAGAAGAATTTGCTCTACCTGGAGATGATCCTCACATCTCCGTCCAGGTGAGTGACACCGTCACAGCCCCGCCTAGGCAAAGGGTCTCCCAGCTCAGCTCCACCCAGGTGAGGATCCTTGAGGCAGCTCCATGCAGGTGA